A window of Corallococcus macrosporus DSM 14697 contains these coding sequences:
- a CDS encoding acyl-CoA thioesterase, producing the protein MTDLSAKNPKDTEVVMTQLILPPDANNLDAAFGGKVMQWIDICGAVAAQRHCRQVVVTASMDDLHFHAPIKVGWVALLHGRVLAAFRTSMEVGVTVHAENPLTGERHLTTSALLTFVAIDKDGNRVPVPPLQMETDADRAAFQEAQARRTLRLARQKENQSWLQVMKPIAGA; encoded by the coding sequence ATGACCGACCTGAGCGCGAAGAACCCGAAGGACACGGAGGTGGTGATGACCCAGCTCATCCTGCCTCCGGACGCCAACAACCTGGATGCCGCCTTCGGCGGCAAGGTGATGCAGTGGATTGACATCTGCGGCGCCGTGGCCGCGCAGCGTCACTGCCGGCAGGTGGTCGTGACGGCCTCCATGGATGACCTGCACTTCCACGCCCCCATCAAGGTGGGCTGGGTGGCGCTGCTGCACGGCCGGGTGCTGGCCGCCTTCCGCACCTCCATGGAGGTGGGCGTCACGGTGCACGCGGAGAACCCGCTCACCGGCGAGCGGCACCTCACCACCAGCGCGCTGCTGACCTTCGTGGCCATCGACAAGGACGGCAACCGCGTGCCGGTGCCGCCGCTGCAGATGGAGACGGACGCGGACCGCGCAGCCTTCCAGGAGGCCCAGGCGCGCCGGACGCTGCGCCTGGCCCGGCAGAAGGAGAACCAGTCCTGGCTGCAGGTGATGAAGCCCATCGCCGGCGCCTGA
- a CDS encoding deoxynucleoside kinase, giving the protein MPRTTARTRSKPAPAAPAPEEAPAAAAPRLRNTLRVKVPKARRFVALAGNIGAGKTTAAKMISQAFGYELFDEPVIDNRFLRDYYADMTRWSFTLQLEFLIRRVEHHELIHSYRRSCVQDRTLYEDPEIFAKYLHGLGHMTNAELDLYYEYFQRLSRHIIRPDKVICFEVGSVEVLLQRIRTRGREEEKGIRHQFLRGLNGYYASFPLVLQEKYGVDCLIMDVSKQDIRRGRGREEFLDRVSTFLA; this is encoded by the coding sequence ATGCCTCGCACCACCGCTCGTACGCGCTCGAAGCCCGCCCCGGCCGCCCCCGCCCCGGAAGAGGCCCCCGCGGCCGCCGCCCCGCGTCTCCGCAACACGCTGCGCGTCAAGGTGCCCAAGGCGCGGCGCTTCGTGGCGCTGGCGGGCAACATCGGGGCGGGCAAGACGACGGCGGCGAAGATGATCAGCCAGGCCTTCGGCTACGAGCTGTTCGACGAGCCCGTCATCGACAACCGCTTCCTGCGTGACTACTACGCGGACATGACGCGCTGGTCCTTCACGCTCCAGCTCGAGTTCCTCATCCGGCGCGTCGAGCACCACGAGCTCATCCATTCGTACCGCCGGAGCTGCGTGCAGGACCGCACGCTGTACGAGGACCCGGAAATCTTCGCCAAGTACCTCCACGGCCTGGGGCACATGACGAACGCGGAGCTGGACCTCTACTACGAGTACTTCCAGCGGCTGTCGCGCCACATCATCCGGCCCGACAAGGTCATCTGCTTCGAGGTGGGCAGCGTGGAGGTCCTCCTCCAGCGCATCCGCACCCGCGGCCGCGAAGAGGAGAAGGGCATCCGCCACCAGTTCCTCCGAGGCCTCAACGGCTACTACGCCAGCTTCCCCCTGGTGCTGCAGGAGAAGTACGGCGTGGACTGCCTCATCATGGACGTGTCGAAGCAGGACATCCGGCGCGGCCGGGGCCGCGAGGAGTTCCTCGACCGCGTCTCCACCTTCCTGGCCTGA
- a CDS encoding glycerophosphodiester phosphodiesterase, with amino-acid sequence MASSPLPFLQGLRPTLHIAHRGGAAVAPENTLAAFRQAVERFRTDMLELDLHLTRDGELVVAHDATLERCTDGTGPLAALTLTELQRLDAGFHFTPDEGRTFPFRGQGARIPSFRELLRAFPGLRLNVELKPDVPGIEDTFAQVLQEEGALERVCMGSELDTVAERLAARLPSACHFYPRDALAAFVIALRSGEMPPEDPRYTVLDMPLYFGDVRLVDTDFLQQCAARGKWVNVWTVDDPGEMRRLLAEGVGGIMTDRPDVLRQIMDAPSKPG; translated from the coding sequence ATGGCATCCTCTCCCCTCCCCTTTCTCCAGGGCCTGCGGCCCACGCTGCACATCGCCCACCGTGGAGGTGCGGCCGTGGCCCCGGAGAACACGTTGGCGGCCTTCCGGCAGGCCGTGGAGCGCTTCCGCACGGACATGCTGGAGCTCGACCTCCACCTGACCCGGGACGGGGAGCTCGTCGTCGCCCATGACGCCACGCTGGAGCGCTGCACGGACGGCACCGGCCCCCTCGCCGCACTCACCCTGACCGAGCTCCAGCGGCTGGACGCCGGGTTCCACTTCACCCCGGACGAGGGCCGCACCTTCCCGTTCCGGGGACAGGGGGCGCGCATCCCCAGCTTCCGCGAGCTGCTGCGCGCCTTCCCAGGCCTGCGCCTCAACGTGGAGCTCAAGCCGGACGTCCCCGGCATCGAGGACACCTTCGCCCAGGTGCTCCAGGAGGAAGGGGCCCTGGAGCGGGTCTGCATGGGCAGCGAGCTGGACACCGTGGCGGAACGGCTGGCCGCGCGGCTGCCCTCGGCCTGTCACTTCTACCCCCGGGACGCGCTCGCCGCCTTCGTCATCGCCCTGCGCAGCGGGGAGATGCCGCCGGAGGACCCGCGCTACACCGTGCTCGACATGCCGCTCTACTTCGGCGACGTCCGGCTGGTGGACACGGACTTCCTCCAGCAGTGCGCGGCCCGAGGCAAGTGGGTCAACGTCTGGACCGTGGACGACCCGGGGGAGATGCGGCGGCTCCTGGCGGAAGGGGTCGGCGGCATCATGACCGACCGGCCGGACGTCCTGAGGCAGATCATGGACGCCCCCTCGAAGCCGGGATAA